The Chryseobacterium aureum genome contains a region encoding:
- a CDS encoding energy transducer TonB, producing the protein MKKVLASAFIFTFIFGSAQVSEFQRADSRYERKKTALYNKYPKPNDLRTKKEWLLTEDKIAAYKETLDKASLDDKKMIAADPPVKTKVTKEAEYDKGKAAFQKQLSEAVNLDFLGFYSDSYKVTLTFVVDSKGNALDPTVKGNNEDVNAFIEAAFYRIKEKGKWKPAEDKGKPVSSTVSLPLTFIFKK; encoded by the coding sequence ATGAAAAAGGTCTTAGCATCAGCATTCATTTTCACTTTTATTTTTGGCAGTGCCCAGGTTTCTGAATTCCAGAGGGCAGATTCCCGCTATGAGAGAAAGAAAACGGCTCTGTATAACAAATATCCTAAGCCTAATGATTTAAGAACAAAGAAAGAATGGCTCCTGACAGAGGATAAAATTGCAGCTTACAAAGAAACTTTAGATAAAGCATCTCTGGATGATAAAAAGATGATTGCAGCAGATCCTCCTGTAAAAACAAAGGTTACCAAAGAAGCTGAGTATGACAAAGGAAAGGCTGCTTTCCAAAAGCAATTATCCGAAGCTGTCAATCTTGATTTTTTAGGTTTTTATTCGGATTCTTATAAAGTAACACTGACCTTTGTGGTAGATTCTAAAGGAAATGCTCTTGACCCTACTGTAAAAGGAAATAATGAGGATGTCAATGCATTCATTGAAGCGGCTTTTTACCGAATCAAAGAGAAAGGAAAATGGAAACCTGCAGAAGACAAGGGAAAACCGGTGTCCTCTACTGTTTCTCTCCCCTTAACATTCATTTTTAAGAAATAA